The Rosa rugosa chromosome 1, drRosRugo1.1, whole genome shotgun sequence genomic sequence TTCTATACAACCAGAATTTATTATAAACACTATGAATCTACTCCCCACCATTGAATCAAATTTCAACTAATAGCAGGTATATCAAGTGGATTGATCGGAACTTATCAAAATTTGTGTGAGGCCATGTCTACTTACCCAAGAACCTACGACTTCATCCACTTTGATTCAATTTTCACTCTTTATAAGGACAGATGTGAAATGGATCGGAAGACATTCTTTTAGAAATGGATAGGATTTTAAGACCACAAGGCAATATAATTTTCAGGGATGATGTTGATATGGTTGTGAAGGCCAAGGCGCTCCTATATGCAATGCAATATGATGCCAAAATTGTAGACCATGAAGAGGGTCCTCATCATAGATAAAAGTTATTGTTGGCGGCTAAGCAATACTGGACAACACCAGTACCAAACcaaaaagaatgagaaagaaGTAAAGAATCATAgggcttttcttcttccttactTTGACTATTACATTTTTCTATCCATAATTTGTCTATCAAGTTATTCAACACCCATTTTTATGGTGTGATAGATACTTGGGATTGAAATCTGCATACCAATGAAAAGTAAAGgttttcgacaaaaaaaaaaaaaaaaaaaaaaattcctcttttgtgtctttattggtaatttgacataaGTTGACAAAGTTAGCTATAACTTTGAAAAAGAGAAAGGTCCAAGTGGCAATtatggaggtatgaatagaagctcctctttctttctttttttttttttttttttttttttttctgagaacacCTATCCATTTTTTTCTCTGGCTAGTTGGCTTTACAATTGTTGATGCATTTCgtgtagggctgtcaatttcgACATGACCCGATGACaagactcgaaacccgcacgaaataaagcgggttgaacctgcacaattaaaaagcgggtcaacCGTGGGTCAActcgccatgacccatttaataaatgggtcggccatgggttaacccgccaacacgaagtgaacccgtataacccgattatacTATACTttatcttgaaattttggacgttgggagtatttgatcatagaattagacaatttgaaatattttgctttataatcattggatttaattatttatgaatcatatataattatttatattcttcgtcttgtggagtttttagtgaatttaatcaatttatgtatttttttagttaaatgggtcgcattgttaaccattaaatgagtcattttgtctaacacgacacgacctatttattaaatgggttaaacGGGTTGGAAACAGGTAatccgtttaataaataggttgggtttgagtttaaatttttgacacgattattaaatgggatGGGTTTGAGTTTGTCTCATGCGACACgataaataccttgacccgacacgaacccaacccgacacgacccattgacagccctaatttCGTGTGTCTTATTTGTCCTAACGATGCAGCATCTTGTTTGTTTTATCGAATGGATGGTGGTAGGATAATATAAAGTGCGGTCAAAATTATTTTTAATCAGCAATATAGTCGGTCtaattgttttgtggctttctATTTGCATTGTCTTTATGGTGTATTATCGTTGTAAAGTAAATAGACTTGTCCATATTGTTTTTGCTTGTATGACAACTTTTGATAGTTAGTGCGTGTTTGAATACAAAAATTTAGTGGAGGGTCTTCTTATTATTCAAAATGCTTTCTAGTCACttaatataatttgcagtttagattttaattgtatttagcAATTCTATTAATAGAGACTTTAGGATGGTCGCACCAACCTTTATttaaaactaataataataaaataaaaatcagtATTCCTACTACCCACTTTTCACAAACACGCTCATAATTTTAAAATTATTCTTGATCTCGATATAATAATTCGGGTGATTCTAGttgaacctccaaatttgatatttggacctccaacttttttcaattattaatagactttgtcaaatcatataaaaagacaaataaggacaaagaaagaaaaatggaaagaaaaaaaaaaactctttcttgcctccctaaatataacattcaattaaattgtttttttaCTTCTTTctgaatttccttatattgccatatagttttataatttacctaaaacaattaagtaaaaataataatttctatacatggcccatcatttaatacaaaaataaattcaaaacaatctgatttggaattttcttaaaTTAAATTCATTCAATATTATGATATAATTATTACttgatcttccaacccaaaacccttgaaatctaTCGAGAACCTCTGATTCAAAAGATATCGAGaacctctgattaattttggtggagaagaTACCTactttgattcattcttcttctcatggttgaatatagagataaaaagtagagtaacagattgttgtatctcataTTCAAggatgttttggtaaaaataaagaagtctacttagcttttcaagtattataaaaagtaaattagaggtgtactaagtatgagaggtccaactagaaccgccttttttattattattattaaagaTGAATTTTATTAAAATGTTAATGTATGCGATACATCAAGTTTTTTGAATATCTTAGACCGTTGGGAAAACATGTTCTCAAGGAGAACCCCAATACTAACACCATTAGCTTAATTATATCAATAATTTCATGAAGCCAAGCTTCCTGACAAAACATAGCTTGCACCATCTTCAAACTCCTTCTAGTAAGAGTATGagcaatttcattatttctCTTGCATACATGTTTTCAGGTAACTATCTCAAGTTGATGTAACAACTTGTTTGTTATACATTAGAACTTGACTTACaatttaaaattaaaacgaaTTAATCGTCTCAATAGGAAGGAGCCAATCTTACATCTATATAGATCATAGTTGAGGCCCAGGGTCTACCTAAGCCTTGAGTCCTTGACGTTCATCATGGttgggagagaagaagaaaaaaaaattcttgtaTATGTGAATTCGTTAATAGTGGCGTACATGCACGATTGCCTTCTCAAACATTTTCCTTATACACAGTAGTTGAATTAGGTTGAGTACTAAAGGCATAGAATATGTGACCATGATATGCTACACGTACAACGTTCTATAAGGCTTTCAAAATGGGGCCGAGAGGGGTTCCTTAAGCTTTTCTTGATCAGGGATTTCAATATTGGCAGCAGCACACAAGCATTGGCATGGTCTTTCATACAGTTGAGACTCCTCCGACTCCAGAATTAGCTTATTCTGTGGTTCTTCACCCCCTTCAGCAATATTTACATGGTCCACCTGTGTCTCTGAACCAATCGGTCTCAATCCCTACATATAGAAACATTAGCAAATTTAGAATTAAGCAGCAATGTAGTAATATTTCATCACACATGATTTCTTCTATGAT encodes the following:
- the LOC133740110 gene encoding uncharacterized protein LOC133740110, yielding MAKVCCSIEMEPRTLSQVQLNHAREMAADVVQKMESNEASATFSEGLRPIGSETQVDHVNIAEGGEEPQNKLILESEESQLYERPCQCLCAAANIEIPDQEKLKEPLSAPF